In one window of Stigmatopora argus isolate UIUO_Sarg chromosome 19, RoL_Sarg_1.0, whole genome shotgun sequence DNA:
- the sf3b6 gene encoding splicing factor 3B subunit 6: protein MAMQAAKRANIRLPPEVNRILYIRNLPYKITAEEMYDIFGKYGPIRQIRTGNTPESRGTAYVVYEDIFDAKNACDHLSGFNVCNRYLVVLYYNANRAFQKMDTKKKEEQLKILKEKYGINTDPPK, encoded by the exons ATGGCTATGCAAGCAGCGAAACGTGCGAAT ATACGACTGCCTCCAGAAGTCAACAGAATCCTTTACATCAGGAACCTCCCCTACAAAATCACAGCAGAAGAAATGTATGATATCTTTGGAAAATATGGCCCCATACGTCAAATTAGAAC AGGCAACACACCAGAATCAAGAGGAACTGCCTATGTGGTTTATGAAGATATTTTTGATGCCAAAAATGCTTGCGATCACCTGTCAGGTTTCAACGTCTGCAACCGCTATCTGGTGGTGCTCTACTACAACGCAAACAGG GCATTCCAGAAAATGGACACGAAAAAGAAAGAGGAACAGTTAAAGATTCTAAAAGAGAAATATGGCATCAACACAGACCCTCCAAAGTAG